From the genome of Streptomyces sp. NBC_00523:
GGCTGCCGGTCAGCGAGCTGAAGATCGACCGCTCCTTCGTGGCCCGGCTCGCCATCGACCACGAGGACGCGGAAATCGTCCGCTGCACCATCGACCTGGCCCACTCGCTCGGCCTGCTGGTCGTGGCGGAGGGCGTCGAGGACGACGAGACCTGGGAGCGGCTGCGGGACCTGCGGTGCGACGCGGTCCAGGGCTGGCTGGTGGCGGCCGCGATGCCGCCCCAGGAGACCACCGCCTGGCTGCGGGCCCGGGGCGAGCACGGCTGGCGCCGCCCGGCGGAGCTGGCCGCCGCGGCGGGGGCGGCCCCGGCGGCCTCCGCCACGACGCCCACGGCCCCGGCGGCCGAGCTGGAACAGCGCCCCTCCGGCCGCACGTCGGGCCCGCGCCCGGCGACGACGTAGCGGGCTCCCGTAAACCGTGTCCTCAGCCGTGCGGCCGACCCCATAGGATTGGGCGAAAACCACACACCAACCCCTGAGGATCGCTGCATGCCTGGCATCACGCGCGAGGAGGTCGCCCACCTCGCCCGGCTGGCGCGTCTGGAGCTGAAGGGCGAAGAGCTCGATCACTTCGCCGGACAGCTCGACGACATCATCGGCGCGGTCGCCCGCGTCTCCGAGGTAGCCGACCAAGACGTACCGCCGACCTCCCACCCGCTGCCGCTGACGAACGTCATGCGGGCGGACGTCGTCCGTCCGTCTCTCACCCCCGAGCAGGCGCTCTCCGGCGCCCCGGCCCAGGAGCAGCAGCGTTTCAAGGTGCCGCAGATCCTGGGGGAGGACTGACAGCCATGACGGACATCAGCAGCATCATCAAGCTCACCGCGGCCGAGATCGCCGCGAAGATCGCCTCCGGCGAGCTCACCGCCGTCCAGGTCACCGAGGCCCACCTCGCGCGGATCGACGCCGTGGACGAGAAGGTGCACGCCTTCCTGCACGTCGACCGCGAGGGCGCGCTCGCCCAGGCCCGTGCCGTGGACGCCAAGAAGGCGGCCGGCGAGAAGCTGGGCCCGCTGGCCGGCGTCCCGCTCGCGCTCAAGGACATCTTCACCACGAAGGACATGCCGACCACCGTCGGCTCGAAGATCCTCGAGGGCTGGGTCCCGCCGTACGACGCGACCCTCACGCGGAAGCTGAAGGCCGCCGACGTGGTCATCCTCGGCAAGACCAACATGGACGAGTTCGCCATGGGGTCCTCCACCGAGAACAGCGCCTACGGCCCGACCGGTAACCCCTGGGACCTCACCCGCATCCCGGGCGGCTCCGGCGGCGGCTCCTCGGCCGCCCTCGCCTCCTTCGAGGCCCCGCTCGCCATCGGCACG
Proteins encoded in this window:
- the gatC gene encoding Asp-tRNA(Asn)/Glu-tRNA(Gln) amidotransferase subunit GatC; the protein is MPGITREEVAHLARLARLELKGEELDHFAGQLDDIIGAVARVSEVADQDVPPTSHPLPLTNVMRADVVRPSLTPEQALSGAPAQEQQRFKVPQILGED